The Deltaproteobacteria bacterium DNA window GCTTTTGCCTCGGGGCAGACAACCTGCATCAACGTTCTGACCGATCCAACGACCATCAGTCCGGGCAGTGTAGCCCTGGCTAATCTGGGGGGATATAAGGCATAAAAGAGAGGCGCGAGGCACAAGGCGCAAGCTGCAAGGTAAAAATGACGTGTTTGAGATCTTTTGAGGTCATTCCGGTAAAAGTCGAATCCAACTGCCTTTTGCCTTAAACCCTGCGCCTTGTGCCTTGCGCCTGGCGCCTTCTTTTTGAGGAGAGATTATGTCAAACAGCAACGGTCCATCTGACGGCTACTTGCTTTCCAAAGCCAATTCCTATTACATCTTTTCCCTCCTCTTTCTTTTGTATATGTTCGACTATATCGATCGCATGGTGGTGGTTTCGCTCTTTCCTTATTTACAAAAGGATTGGGGGCTGACCGATACCCAATGCGGTCTGCTGGTTTCCACGGTTTACTGGTCCATTGTCCTTTTTTCTTTTCCGGTTTCGATAATCATTGACCGCTGGAGCCGAAAAAAAAGCATCGGTATCATGGCGGTCTTGTGGAGTATCGCCACCGCCTCCTGCGCCTTTGCCAATAACTTCACCCATCTCTTTATCGCCCGCTCGGCCATAGGGCTCGGTGAAGCCGGTTATGCCCCCGGGGGAACGGCTATGATTTCGGCCTTGTTCCCCGAAAAAAAACGGGCCATGCTGGTCGGCCTCTGGAATATTTCCATACCGCTGGGCAGTGCCATAGGCGTAGCCCTGGGCGGTTATATTGCCGCCCGTTACGGCTGGAGACAGGCTTTCGGATTGGTGGCCTTACCGGGTCTGATTATCGCTTTACTTTTCTTTTTCGTCCGGGATTATAAAACCGTAGAATTGGTTAAATCTCAAGATACCGGCACCGATGGCCCGGCCCCCCTCAGGCTGGGGACTATGGATATTATCCGGGAATTTTCCCGGACCCCTTCCCTTCTTCTAACCTATGTCGGCTTTGCCGGAAACACCTTCTTAACGACCTCCCTCTTAAGCTGGCTGCCGACCTACCTCCACCGCTTCGAAAATCTCCCCATGGAAAAGGCCTCGGTTAAAGGCAGTCTGGTCCTGCTCATGGCCATCATCGGGTCCCCGCTTGGCGGCTATCTGGCCGATAAATGGCTCAAAAAAAGGGGCAATGCCCGTTTGCTGTTCGGTGCCCTTTCCTCCACGGTCACGGCCCTTATTTTTATTTTGGCTTTTGGTTTGTTTTCCGGGAAGATTCAATACGGTCTGTTTCTGATGGGAGGGGTTACGGCCATTGCTTTTGCCTCCTCGGCCATTGCCGTGACTCAGGATGTGGTTCATCCGGGATTGCGGGCTGTTTCTTACAGTATTTGTGTCATCGCCATGAATTTATTGGGCAGTTCCCTGGGACCTATTGTTACGGGATTTTTCTCAGATCAATATAATATTAGAACAGCCCTTTTGATCGTTTCCTTTTTCCCCTTATTAGCCGGCCTCTTTTTTTACCTTGGTTCTTTCTTCTATGAAAAGGACCTGGCCAAAGTGGAAAAAATACCGGTACGTCTGGAAAGCTGATCGGGATGTGGGACAGGTGCAGCCTTCTCGGATCTTTCCCGATATTCCTCCGCGTCAGGTGCAGCCTCTTATTCGGTGGTCATCCGATTTTTATCAGGTTCTTATCCCTGAGTATCTTCTCCATTTGATCTCCGTTCTCTACGGTAAAACCGATGTTGACCCCTTGGCTTCTAAGAGTGGCAAAGAAGATTCTGTCTCGTTTCGGTCGCTTGTAGTCCTGGGGAAACCAGGTCTTGAAGTTTCCCGTTCCATGTAGCCTCCACTTCCCGTTCCACAGCGTCGGGGGCTCAACCGTGATCCGTTCAATGTCGGCCAAAAGCACGACCTTTCTTCCCCCGATGGGAAAGTAGTAGTGTTCGAAAAGGATACGGTCTTCGGTGAGCACAACGAGGCTGTCTGAGTACAGAACGCCTGTTTTCATTCCGCTTGTTGGCCTTCTATTCGGCATGCAAAGCATCAAGGACTGCATTGGGATCCCTTGATGCGATTCGCAACAATGCCTTAGCCGGGCCTTCCGGTTTTCTTCTGCCCTGCTCCCAATTCTGTAAAGTACGGACACTAACTCCAATCATCAGTGCGAAATCATTTTGAGAAACATTAAGTTTTTCTCGTACATTCTTGATTTCAGGAGGCTTGATTTCGTACACACGGCTTGGCGCCTTGCGCCCAGCCTTAATCTCCCCGGCTTCCTTAATGCTGGCAACCAGCTTATCAAAATGCTCACTTTTCATGATAATAACTCCTTGACCATTCCACGGAGCAGCTTGATCTGATCCGGCGTTAAATCTTCTTGTTCAGTCTTTCCGTATGGAAAGAGCATAAAAATGTTGTCAGGTGGATTCCAGTAGTAAATGACTCGTAATGCCCCCCTTTTTCCTGTACCAGGAAGATTCCATCGAATTTTCCGTAAACCTCCACTTCCCCTAATCAAATTTCCGGCATCTGGCCGGAGCATTAATGCAGACTGGAGCATCCGATAATTATCGTATGATATCAACCAGATAATTTCCTTAGTAAAAATGGATGTCTCGATGAAAATCATAATTTAACTATACGCCATTGGCGTATTTTGTCAAGCTTTACATTCCTATTTCTCCGGCTAACAAGTCTTGTCATACGTTTTTTCGTAAAGCCACCTTTTTGCCCTCAAAAAACGCAATATAGACCATTTTTAGGGGGT harbors:
- a CDS encoding helix-turn-helix domain-containing protein, translating into MKSEHFDKLVASIKEAGEIKAGRKAPSRVYEIKPPEIKNVREKLNVSQNDFALMIGVSVRTLQNWEQGRRKPEGPAKALLRIASRDPNAVLDALHAE
- a CDS encoding MFS transporter, whose amino-acid sequence is MSNSNGPSDGYLLSKANSYYIFSLLFLLYMFDYIDRMVVVSLFPYLQKDWGLTDTQCGLLVSTVYWSIVLFSFPVSIIIDRWSRKKSIGIMAVLWSIATASCAFANNFTHLFIARSAIGLGEAGYAPGGTAMISALFPEKKRAMLVGLWNISIPLGSAIGVALGGYIAARYGWRQAFGLVALPGLIIALLFFFVRDYKTVELVKSQDTGTDGPAPLRLGTMDIIREFSRTPSLLLTYVGFAGNTFLTTSLLSWLPTYLHRFENLPMEKASVKGSLVLLMAIIGSPLGGYLADKWLKKRGNARLLFGALSSTVTALIFILAFGLFSGKIQYGLFLMGGVTAIAFASSAIAVTQDVVHPGLRAVSYSICVIAMNLLGSSLGPIVTGFFSDQYNIRTALLIVSFFPLLAGLFFYLGSFFYEKDLAKVEKIPVRLES
- a CDS encoding type II toxin-antitoxin system RelE/ParE family toxin, giving the protein MIFIETSIFTKEIIWLISYDNYRMLQSALMLRPDAGNLIRGSGGLRKIRWNLPGTGKRGALRVIYYWNPPDNIFMLFPYGKTEQEDLTPDQIKLLRGMVKELLS